A DNA window from Gorilla gorilla gorilla isolate KB3781 chromosome 19, NHGRI_mGorGor1-v2.1_pri, whole genome shotgun sequence contains the following coding sequences:
- the LOC134757605 gene encoding ciliogenesis and planar polarity effector 1-like isoform X1 gives MERSGPSEVPGSDASGPDPRLAVTMGFTGFGKKARTFDLEAMFEQTRRTAVERSRKTLEAREKEEEMNREKELRRQNEDIEPTSSRSNVVRDCSKSSSRNAPNHMELTSIRKPTDKKKMCNQKENPTKKEDHEKLSQNTLPVIGVWEFERDDDEYIKFLDLFLSYILERDLPYSRDAGIPFLTSFSGKLREHELNSLLFDVHTTLK, from the exons ATGGAGCGCTCTGGGCCCAGCGAAG TGCCAGGCTCAGACGCATCGGGACCGGACCCGCGGCTTGCGGTCACCATGGGCTTCACGGGGTTCG GTAAAAAAGCTCGCACATTTGACTTGGAAGCAATGTTTGAACAAACTCGAAGAACAGCTGTGGAAAGAAGTCGCAAAACACTGG aagcaagagaaaaagaggaagaaatgaacagagagaaagaattaAGAAGACAAAATGAAGATATTGAGCCAACATCCTCAAGATCAAATGTGGTCAGAGATTGCTCCAAATCATCTTCCAG AAATGCTCCAAATCACATGGAATTAACATCGATTCGTAAGCcaactgataaaaagaaaatgtgtaatcAGAAAGAAAATCCTACAAAGAAAGAAGATCATGAAAAGTTATCACAAAATACACTTCCTGTAATAGGTGTTTGGGAATTTGAACGTGATGATGATGAATATATTAAATTCCTTGATCTGTTTTTGAGTTACATTCTTGAAAGAGACCTACCTTATTCCAGGGATGCTGGCATTCCATTTCTAACTAGTTTTTCTGGAAAGCTTAGAGAACATGAACTTAATTCTTTACTTTTTGATGTACATACAACATTAAAATGA
- the LOC134757605 gene encoding ciliogenesis and planar polarity effector 1-like isoform X2, protein MERSGPSEVPGSDASGPDPRLAVTMGFTGFGKKARTFDLEAMFEQTRRTAVERSRKTLAREKEEEMNREKELRRQNEDIEPTSSRSNVVRDCSKSSSRNAPNHMELTSIRKPTDKKKMCNQKENPTKKEDHEKLSQNTLPVIGVWEFERDDDEYIKFLDLFLSYILERDLPYSRDAGIPFLTSFSGKLREHELNSLLFDVHTTLK, encoded by the exons ATGGAGCGCTCTGGGCCCAGCGAAG TGCCAGGCTCAGACGCATCGGGACCGGACCCGCGGCTTGCGGTCACCATGGGCTTCACGGGGTTCG GTAAAAAAGCTCGCACATTTGACTTGGAAGCAATGTTTGAACAAACTCGAAGAACAGCTGTGGAAAGAAGTCGCAAAACACTGG caagagaaaaagaggaagaaatgaacagagagaaagaattaAGAAGACAAAATGAAGATATTGAGCCAACATCCTCAAGATCAAATGTGGTCAGAGATTGCTCCAAATCATCTTCCAG AAATGCTCCAAATCACATGGAATTAACATCGATTCGTAAGCcaactgataaaaagaaaatgtgtaatcAGAAAGAAAATCCTACAAAGAAAGAAGATCATGAAAAGTTATCACAAAATACACTTCCTGTAATAGGTGTTTGGGAATTTGAACGTGATGATGATGAATATATTAAATTCCTTGATCTGTTTTTGAGTTACATTCTTGAAAGAGACCTACCTTATTCCAGGGATGCTGGCATTCCATTTCTAACTAGTTTTTCTGGAAAGCTTAGAGAACATGAACTTAATTCTTTACTTTTTGATGTACATACAACATTAAAATGA
- the LOC115933170 gene encoding ciliogenesis and planar polarity effector 1-like isoform X2, whose product MHLENQELSSSVLVNQGIKPFLQYPSNEVNKNEGMSGLFGLKQKSIYKIQDDTREKCLIQRSSNHIFWTPKSIKTRRCIFKAIQCNDINPQEDLPLALNTFGSIGRLLEWMIRWSNRRLLCDSGITESSSEYSPVIRVKTSAAAILTSLWLLEQPYFATYKAKNAIIKMVENRDTGCQIGPNIERESKSDAGGSVAVATPGGTEERNGQNKSCQNILNRMPTEAKNPDIKEINDDIISVTHNTKKEFIDIDENLLEVEAFTEEEMDMHISDYEEDIEESVGGFRSPSLAICMMTSPQQLEEEFTEEVQCQREEPLETIMEEKSTEQKGMIEAFSHPEHTTPQSMQVDTSSEISSAQISTYKDKSSSVPLLISNGVNVASQPPVPTPQKTQRNECTAQLPDCSESVRQMLQDEMFKLVQEST is encoded by the exons ATGCATTTAGAAAACCAGGAACTTTCATCATCAGTACTGGTTAATCAAGGGATCAAACCTTTTTTACAATATCCTTCGAATGAAGTCAATAAGAATGAAGGAATGAGTGGATTATTTGGTTTAAAACAAAAGTCAATTTACAAAATACAAGATGACACTAGAGAGAAATGTCTAATCCAGAGATCATCAAACCACATTTTTTGGACTCCCAAGTCCATTAAAACTAGAAGATGTATTTTCAAAGCTATTCAGTGCAATGATATTAACCCTCAAGAAGATCTTCCTTTAGCACTAAACACATTTGGCAGTATAGGAAGACTGCTGGAATGGATGATAAGGTGGTCTAATAGAAGGCTACTCTGTGATTCTGGTATAACTGAGTCATCCTCTGAGTACAGTCCAGTAATTCGTGTAAAGACCTCTGCAGCTGCCATTCTTACATCATTATGGCTTTTGGAACAACCCTATTTTGCTACATATAAGGCAAAAAATGCCATTATTAAG ATGGTAGAGAATCGTGACACTGGGTGTCAGATTGGACCCAATATTGAGAGGGAGAGCAAATCAGATGCTGGCGGTTCAGTTGCAGTAGCAACTCCAGGTGGAACTGAGGAAAGAAATGGTCAGAATAAATCTTGTCAAAATATCTTGAA TAGAATGCCAACTGAAGCAAAAAATCCTGATATAAAAGAAATCAATGATGATATTATTTCCGTCACTCATAAtactaaaaaagaatttatagATATTGATGAGAATCTTTTAGAAGTAGAAgcatttacagaagaggaaatggatATGCACATATCAGACTATGAAG AAGACATTGAAGAATCTGTTGGAGGTTTCAGAAGTCCCAGTCTTGCCATTTGCATGATGACTTCACCACAGCAGTTAGAAGAA GAGTTCACAGAAGAGGTTCAGTGTCAAAGGGAAGAACCACTGGAGACAATTATGGAGGAAAAATCGACTGAACAAAAAGG TATGATCGAAGCCTTTTCACATCCTGAGCATACCACTCCTCAATCAATGCAAGTAGATACAAGTTCAGAAATTTCTAG TGCACAGATTTCTACATATAAAGACAAATCTTCCTCAGTTCCACTTCTGATATCAAATGGAGTCAATGTTGCTTCACAACCACCTGTTCCAACACCTCAGAAGACCCAGAGAAATGAATGCACGGCTCAGTTACCAGATTGTTCGGAGTCTGTTAGGCAGATGCTGCAAGATGAAATGTTTAAATTAGTTCAG GAGTCTACCTAA